AGGACCAGGCTGCAGTTGATGCCCATATGCAATCCGCCCATTATCAGGCTTACCGCGAGGCAATCGCTGATCTCATTGAAACGAGAGACGTGCATTTTTTGGAAAAAGTATAATGGTATTCCGCACACCGTTTTCAAACGGTGTGCTTTTTTATGGAAATTCAGCTTTTAGTATTGAAAATCAGAGCGGCCGTATTATAATTGAAAATGCTTAAAGTAAACTTTTAGTAATGTAAAACAAAACTTCTTCGCATGAAAGTTTACCTATTATAAACAGGAATGAAGGGTATTGTATGCAAATAGGAAAAAAAATAAAAAATCTGCGTCTGAAAAGCGGTCTGACTCAGGAAGAACTTGGTGAACGCACAGATTTAAGCAAAGGCTACATATCTCAGCTTGAACGGGATTTAAGCTCTCCGTCTATGGAAACCTTTTTCAGCATTCTGGAAGTGCTGGGATGCACCCCGGAAAAGTTTTTTGAATCTGGAGATTCTATTCAGAAGGTTGTGTATTCAGAAGAAGATCAAACAGGGTATAAAGATGAAGAGAAGGGCTACGAAATTCACTGGCTCGTTCCTGAATCCAATGAGAAGGAAATGGAACCGATCCGTCTTCTTTTTAAGGAAAATGGGGAATTTAAAGAATTTGAACCCTCCTCATCCGAAACATACGGGTATTGTTTGAGCGGAAGAGTGGCTATTCGCATCGGCACCAGATATTACAGTGCGAGTGCAGGGGAATCAATTTATTTTTCTGCTGCAGATACTCACCAGATTACAAATGACTTCAACGGACCATCAGAGATTATCCTCGTCGCTACCAATTCCTACTTATAATCAAACGTTTGTTTAAATCATCATTCAGGAGGCTGTTATGAAAAACGAAACCATTATCCGCTTTGAAGGGGTATCCAAGCAATATGACGAAGCCGCACCAGTCCTGGACAGTGTCAGCTTTGAAATCGAGCGGGGAAAATTCTACACGCTGCTTGGACCATCCGGATGCGGAAAAACGACGATTCTCCGTCTTATTGCCGGGTTTACGGAGCCGTCAAACGGAAGCATTTATTTCAACGGAAAAGTAATCAATGATGTACCGGCCAACAAGCGCCAGGTGAACACGGTGTTCCAGGATTATGCACTGTTTCCCCATTTAAACGTCTTTGAAAACGTTGCGTTTGGCCTGCGCATTAAGAAAATGAAAAAAGGTCAGATTGAGGAGAAAGTAAAAGAAGCACTCCGTTTTGTCAATCTTGAAGGATACGAAACACGTGAAATCACGGAAATGTCCGGCGGGCAGAAGCAGCGTGTGGCGATTGCGCGTGCGATCGTCAATGAGCCTGAGGTAATTTTACTGGATGAGCCTCTTTCTGCACTGGACTTAAAGCTTCGCACGGAAATGCAGTATGAGCTGAGAGAGCTGCAGCGCAGACTCGGTATAACGTTTATCTTTGTTACTCATGACCAGGAAGAAGCACTTGCTATGTCTGATGAAATTTTCGTATTGAATAAAGGGCAAATCCAGCAAAGCGGAACCCCTACAGACATTTACGATGAACCGATCAACCGGTTTGTTGCCGACTTTATCGGCGAGTCAAACATTGTTCCCGGAACGATGGTTAAAGACTATTTAGTGGAGTTTGCCGGACAGCAATTTGAGTGCGTGGATAAAGGGTTTCTTCCAAGCGAGTCTGTTGAAATTATCGTAAGGCCGGAAGATTTGGTTATTGCAAAAAGGGAAAATGGAAAGCTTCAGGTGAAGGTAGACTCCCAGCTTTTCAGAGGCGTGCATTATGAAATCTGCTGCTATGATGAGGCAGGGAATGAGTGGCTCGTCCATTCTACGAAAAAAGCAACGGTCGGAGATGAAATCGGGCTCGATTTTGAACCGGAGGCGATCCACGTCATGAGATTTAACGAAACGGAAGAGGAATTCGATAAACGTCTGGAATCCTATGCTGGGGAAAGCCATGCAAACTAATTCGCGCAATCTGTATCTGATCCCGTACGTACTCTGGATGGTGCTCTTCGTAGCCGCTCCAATCGTTCTCATATTTTACTATTCTTTATTTGATATCGAAGGAAATCTGACGCTCGCCAACTATGCCAAGTTCTTTACGCCGGTGTACATGCAGATGACCCTGAGCTCCTTCTGGTATGCATTCCTTATTACGGCATTTTCCTTGCTGATTGCCTATCCGACCGCTTATTTGCTGACGAAAACGAAGCATAAACAGCTCTGGCTGCTGCTGATCATCCTGCCGACCTGGATTAATCTTTTACTAAAAGCTTACGCGTTTCTTGGAATCTTCGGCACATACGGTACGGCGAATAATCTGCTGGCATGGCTTGGAGCGGGAAGACAGCAAATTCTATTCACAGACTTCAGTTTTGTCTTTGTGTCTGTCTATATTTTCATACCATTTATGATCTTGCCGATTTATAACTCCCTTGAGGAAATGAATCCTTCTTTAATCGATGCAGCGAGAGACCTTGGATCCTCTCAATGGGAGACATTCAAAAAGGTAATCTTTCCGCTTACGGTTTCTGGTGTGAAATCAGGCTGTCAGGCCGTTTTCATTCCGGCGCTCTCCCTGTTTATGATCACACGTTTGATTGCCGGAAACCGGGTCATTACACTTGGGACTGCCATTGAGCAGCATTTCCTCGTCACACAGGACTGGGGAATGGGTGCAACGATTGCGGTCTTCCTGATCATCGCTATGGCGATCATTATCCTGCTAACCAATAACCAGAGGAGGAGCGCAAGATGAGAAAAAACAGCAAGCTTTCCAATCTTTATCTAGTTCTCGTCTTCGCCATCCTTTATGCACCAATCTTTTATCTAATGTATTATTCCTTCAACAGCGGGGGAACCATGAGGGAATTTGAAGGATTCACGCTGGACTGGTATAAGGAAGTTTTTCAGGATACAAGACTGCTCATTATCGTCCTTAATACCTTAATCATTGCGCTGCTTTCATCAGCCATTTCTACAATTCTAGGAGTTTTTGGTGCATTAGCGATTACGTATGTGAAAAAGAGACGCACGAAAAATACGTTGCTTACAATGAACAACGTACTGATCGTCAGTCCCGATGTCATTATCGGTGCATCCTTCCTGATTCTTTTTACGATGATTGGAATTAAGCTCGGTTTCACCTCGGTGCTGCTTTCGCACATCGCGTTCAGCGTACCAATCGTTGTCATTATGGTCCTGCCTAAGCTTGAGGAAATGAGCTCGTCTCTTGTGGACGCAGCAAGAGACCTGGGAGCAAGCAAATGGGAAGTTCTCACGAAAGTAATCCTCCCATACATCACACCGGGAATCTTTGCCGGCTTCTTTATGGCTCTGACTTACTCGCTTGATGACTTTGCCGTTACGTTCTTTGTAACGGGGAATGGGTTCTCTACTTTATCAGTTGAAATTTACTCGCTGGCGCGCCAAGGAATTTCCCTGACGATTAATGCACTGTCCACACTGATTTTCCTTGTGACCATTCTGCTTGTCGTGGGCTATTACTTTATTACCCAGCGAAATAACCGCGTGAAAGGGGTGGCAATCCGAAAATGAAACAGCTGTTCAACGCCTTTATCGCGATTGCTGTCATTTCCGTTATTTTATATGTATCCATTAATCAGCTGAACAGCTCCCAAGGCTATTCAGGCGGGAATACACTCACCATCTACAATTGGGGAGATTACGTAGATCCTGAGCTGATTGCTCGTTTTGAAAAAGAAACAGGCATCAAAGTCATTTACCAAACCTTCGATTCAAATGAAGCGATGATGACGAAAATCTCACAAGGGGGAACTACATTTGATGTAGCAATGCCCTCTGAGTATGCCATCAGCAAGATGAAAGAAGACGGCCTGCTGATTCCGCTTGACCATTCCAAGCTTCCCAATCTGAAGAATATTGATACAAGATTCATGGATTTGTCCTTTGACCCGGGCAATCAATATTCCATCCCTTACTTTTGGGGAACGGTTGGAATTGTATACAATCCTGCCATGCTGAATGGGAAGAAAATTACGAGCTGGAATGATTTATGGGACCCGGAAATGAAAAATAAAATTCTTCTTGCAGATGGAGCGAGGGAAGTGATGGGGATGGGGCTGAACAGCCTCGGCTACTCTCTAAATGATACGAATGAAGCACATCTGCAGGAGGCAAAAGCGAAGCTGAATACCATCACTCCAAACGTCAAAGCGATCGTAGGAGATGAAATCAAAATGCTTCTCGCCAACGAAGAAGCCGCCGCCGGAGTGGTATGGTCAGGAGACGCCTCCGAAATCATGGGCGAAAATGAAAAGCTTGATTACGTTGTGCCTGAGGAAGGCTCCAACCTGTGGTTTGATAACATGGTCATTCCAAAAACGGCAGCCAACCGGGAAGCAGCCCATCAATTCATCAACTTTATGCTTGAACCGGACGTAGCCGCTCAAAACGCCGAATATGTAGGCTACTCCACTCCGAATAAAGAAGGACTCGCTATTTTGCCGGAAGAAATCTCCGGTGATGAGCGGTTCTATCCTGATACTGAAACAACAGAAAAGCTTGAAGTGTACGATAACCTCGGCAAAAAAATGCTCGCTCATTATAACGAATTGTTTCTGGAATTTAAAATGCACAGGAAGTAAGAAAGAAAGCGGCGGTCCTTTGGGGGATCGCCGCTTTTTTGGATTTTGAGTTGCGAGCAGGTGTCAGTCAGGTTGCTTTACTGCAGACGAAGGCAGGCGCCTGACCCCTGCTGCTTCACCGTATGAGGGGACAGAGGGAGGTTGCCTCAATCCCATGTCCCTCAACAGTTTTGAGTTCTGGTGCCGGAGCTTTCATACAGTAGAGAATTCGGGGACTGGCACCGTGCCAGTCCCCTGCTCCTTCACCGCAAACGGGGACAGAGAACAAGCGCTCCAATCCCTTACCCCTCAACGGTTTGGAGAAGCGGTACCGAAGCTTTCACGCAGTAGAGAACATGGGGACAGGCACCGCTAAAGCCCTACTTAAAAGTAAATAATTACCTTCCGTAAAATCCTGCAGAAAGTGAAACCTTAGCTGCTGCTTGTCCGTATTACAAGCTGTAGGTGTTTCACCCTGTCGATTGACAGGGAAGAAGGTCGCTTAAAGTTGAATGCTTTGGAAAAATTGTGGTATCATTTTCTTGGAATGCTGTATGCGGCTTCATTGGCTGCAGCATATGAAGAAATAAGGTTTTAAAGGCTTTATTACTGGGAAGGAGTGTTGAAGAATGGCCATTTCCTTGCAAAAAGGGCAGAAAATCGATTTAACTAAAGGCAGAGCCGGATTGTCTTCCATTACGGTAGGACTAGGTTGGGATCCAGTTAAAAAAAGCGGAGGGTTCTTTGGTTTCGGCGGAGGAAGCAGCAACGTGGATTGCGACGCTTCGGTCATGATGCTCAATGAGAACGGAAAGCTTGCGGATAAAAAGGATTTGATCTATTTCGGCAATAAAACAAGCTCCTGCGGCAGTGTCCAGCACTCCGGAGATAACCTTACCGGAGATGGTGAAGGGGATGACGAGCAGGTTAAAATTGACCTGAGCCGTATACCTTCACATATACATAGGCTTGTATTCGTTGTAAATATTTATCAGGCTGTTCAGCGCAAACAGGATTTTGGAATGATTCAGAATGCATTTATCCGCGTTGTTGATAATTCCAGCAATGCTGAGCTTGTTCATTTCAACCTGACAGACGACTTCTCCGGTTTAATGGCTCTTGTTCCGGGCGAAATCTATCGTCACAACGGAGAGTGGAAATTCTCTGCAGTCGGCGACGGAACAAAGGATACATCCATTAGTGAAATTGCGAACCGCTACGTTTAATAGAATATTAGTTTCATAAAGTGATGCGGGGGATATCCTTATACGTTACATTTTTGCGGGCAGCAGGCTGTCCTCCTCCATCCTTTTTAAGAATGAAGCTTGAAGGTTTTACCGCCCGTTAATGCGAAATAAAAAACTACTAAAAGCGAGGTTATGCAAAATGGCAATCAGTTTAGCAAAAGGACAAAAAGTAGACTTAACAAAATCAAACCCGGGCTTGACGAATATTATCGTAGGACTTGGCTGGGACACGAATAAGTACGACGGCGGTCAGGACTTTGACCTTGACTCTTCTGTATTCCTGTTAAATGCTGATGGAAAATGCTCTTCTGAAGCAGACTTTGTTTTTTACAACAATACAAAGGGTGCAAACGGCGCGGTTGAGCACACTGGAGACAACCGTACCGGTGAAGGAGACGGCGATGACGAGCAGGTAAAAGTGAACCTGACAAGCGTACCTGAAAGCATTCAAAAAATTGCGTTCACCATTACAATCCACGATGCTGAAACACGCAGCCAGAACTTTGGACAAGTCAGCAACTCTTACGTTCGCATCTTGAGCGAAACAAATGGCGAGGAATTAATCCGCTACGATCTTGGCGAGGATTTCTCTATTGAAACAGCAGTGGTAGTAGGCGAGCTTTACCGTCACGGTGCTGAGTGGAAATTCAGCGCAATCGGAAGCGGTTATCAAGGCGGGCTGAGTTCTCTTGTAAGCGACTATGGCTTGAACGTCTAATTTGGCGTTTACATGAAACTGGGGTGACTTCACGCAAGCAGTCAGCTTTTTCTGAGCTAACCGACATGGTGTACAGCTTAGGGGCGGCTTTCTATTGCAGGTCGCCCCTTTTTTAGAATGGACAAACTATAAGCGAATGGGGGATAACGATGACACTTTCATTGTCGAAAGGGCAAAGAATTGATTTAACCAAAACAAACCCCGGATTGACAAAGGTAATGATCGGTCTTGGCTGGGACACAAACCGATATAATGGCGGTCATGACTTTGATTTGGATGCTTCTGCTTTTCTTGCTGATGCTTCCGGAAAAGTTCAAAATGACAGCGAGTTTATTTTTTATAATCAGCTGAAAAGTCCGAATGGCGCGGTTGAACATACAGGGGATAACCGTACAGGTGAAGGCGATGGAGATGATGAACAGATTCTGGTTGATTTCTCTCTAATGCCTGCTCACGTAGATAAGATTGGCATCGCTGTAACCATTCATGATGCAGATGCAAGAAGACAGAATTTCGGACAGGTTTCCAATGCGTTTGTCCGGATCGTTGACGCTCAGACAGATAAAGAAATTCTCCGCTATGATCTTGGAGAGGATTTTTCCATTGAAACAGCGGTTGTTGTCTGTGAGCTGTATAAGCATGGAACAGACTGGAAATTCAATGCCATCGGCAGCGGGTTTTCCGGCGGTCTTGCCTCTTTATGCCGCAATTACGGGCTGCAAGTATAAAGTTATTTGCTGCGGACCGGGGAGGCAGCCCGCCTTCCCAGAGTCTTTTTTCAAATAGCAGATCATTAGAAGAGGAGGGGAATATTTGAAGCATTTTCACTATCTTCCGGTCCATACACTGGACGAAATTTTTTACAGCAAGCCGGCTCCATTCAGCCGTACCTCCTCTAAAGAACAGCTGGCTTACGCACTTGGGGCGACACTTTACATGCCGGGAACGAGAGAACAAATTTCTAGTGATGTGCTATCTGGAAAATTTCTTGAGGGCAAGCATGAGGGATTAACAAGCATGGCGATTTGTCTTGAGGATTCCATTGGGGATGACGAAGTAGAGACAGCAGAAATCAATACAGTCCATCAGCTGCAGACGATTTTTGCAAACATTGAAAAAGAAGCGTTCAGTGAGGAGCTTCTCCCGCTTATTTTCATACGGGTACGGGAAGCAGAACAGATGATAAAACTCATCCGCCATTTAGGAAAAGCGGCAACCCTGCTATGCGGTTTCGTTTTCCCGAAGTTTACTGCAGCCAATGGGGAAAAATACTTCGAAACCCTCCGGCAGCTGAATGAAGAATTCTCTTTATCTCTTTATGGAATGCCGATCCTTGAATCCTATGAAATTATCTATAAGGAAACAAGAATGGAGGCGCTTGTTGGGATTAAAGAGCTGCTGGATGCCAATTATGGTCTCGTTTTGAACGTCCGAATCGGAGCGACCGATTTTTCAGGCCTGTTTGGAATTAGAAGAAGCAACGATACAACCATTTACGATATTTCCGTTATACGGGACTGTATTACAGACATTATCAATATGTTCGGCCGGAGTTCAAAAGAGTATGTCATCTCGGGTCCGGTGTGGGAGTATTTCTATGGTTCCAAGCGGATTATGAAGCCTCAGATCAGGCAGTCTCCTTTTCAGCAGGCATTCGGGCGAAACGGTCTCCAAGTGCGGACGGAAATGATTAACCGTTTTGAAGATGCCTTGATTCATGAAATCATGCTTGATAAGACGAATGGTCTCGTGGGCAAAACGGTGATTCATCCATCTCATATTAAAGTCGTTCATGCGCTGAACGTTGTGACTCATGAGGAATATTTGGATGCAAAGGCCATTTTGGACAGCCAGGATGGAGCGAACGGTGTGTTTAAGAGCACGTATGCCAACAAGATGAATGAAGTAAAACCACATACAAACTGGGCACGGAAAGTGCTGCTCAAATCTTCTATTTACGGGGTGCTTCATGACCAACAATCCTTCATTGACCTTCTTAACACAAAACAAAAAGAGCAAATACTCACTGGAAATCTTAGATAAAATCAGCGTCGATATTGAGATCAGAGAAAACCCGCTTCATCTCTCATTAAGAAGTCTGTTTGAGATGGGAGCAAGAATTAACAAAAAGAGAAGCTTCCTGTTTGTCAGCAAGGTCCTTGGGAAGCACTTGCCGGTATCACCAAAGGTTTCTTTAATGGCAGGAGCCGCCCTTGCAGGAGAATACATGGAAAAAGTTCACGGGAACGTTCACCCGTACAAAGAGGAGATGAGAGAGGCCATTGAAACGGGAGAAGCGGGCGAACTGCTCCTGCAGGCGGTTCAGCAGGAGAAATTCAGGCTTCCGGAAGAGACCGTTTTTATCGGTTTTGCCGAAACAGCTACTGCACTTGGACATGCCGTTTTCAATTGCTTCGAAAATGCCAGGTACCTTCATACGACCCGTGAGGAAGTGCAGGATCTAAGATCGGCTATCAGCTTTGAAGAAGAGCATTCCCATGCGACCTCGCACAGGTGCTATGCGGGAACGGAATTCTTCGATCATCCGCATCCGATTGTACTGGTGGATGATGAATCCACAACAGGGAAAACAGCTTTAAATATTATCGAGTCGATTCAGGCGATTTTTCCTAGAAAGGAATATACCATTGCGACGCTGCTGGACTGGCGGACGGACGAGTACAGAGAAGAGTTTCGCAGAATGGAAGAGAAGCTCGGGATTGTCATCCGCGATGTGTCCCTGCTATCAGGATCAATGGAAGCAAAAGGGGCTTCTATAGACGATCTTTTCGAGGCGGAAACAACGGACCGTCCAATGGCAGAGGCTGAAATATGCATGACCGGACTATCTGCCGCCTCCGATTATCAGACGGAATGGGTATCTAAAGGGGAAAGCACGGCAGCGCCTTCCTATCTTTCCAGCACAGGAAGGTTCGGCATGGATGATTCTCTTCAAAAGGAAGCCGGGCGCTTTATCAATGATGCAGCTGAAGAGCTTCGCCTAAAAAGAAGGGGAGAACGCACTCTCTGTCTTGGAACAGGCGAATTTATGTACATACCGATGCGGATTGCAGCGGAAATGGGGGAGGGCATCCACTATCAATCTACGACGAGAAGCCCCATCCATAGCATGAAAAAAGATGGATACCCGATTTTTTCAAAGTTCGCTTATCCAAGTCCGGAGCAGCCGGATATCGGGCATTTCTTTTACAATGTTGAGCCAGGAATGTATGACGAAGTCTTTGTGTTTTTAGAAAGGGAAGTCCCTGATGAACAGCTTGCCCCGATGCTTGAGCAGCTGAAATCTCTTGTTCCGTTTATTCACGTCGTTTACTTTTGCAGAAGGAAAGGTGATCAGCATGCCAGCTAAAACAATGAAGCCTCCAGTACCTATGGGAAGCTACTCTCAAAAAGATGTCGTCTTTCTATTAAAGGATATCAGCGATGTCATGCCCGAAAGCTCCACTCAGGACAGGGAAGAAGCCGTCCAATCCGGAACGCACTATTCAGAAATGCTGCCGATTGAATACAAGCCATCGGAAGAGTATATTTCTCTCTTTCACCTATCACTTGCCCAGTATAAAGAGCGACTTGCGATTGCCGCTGGAGTTGTCGCGGAGCAAATCATTAAGGAACGTGGAAAAGGGGCTGTTCTCGTCTCCCTTGCACGCGCCGGCACTCCAATTGGAATCCTTATAAAACGGTATATTCTTTTCAAATATGGGATCGATGTGCCGCATTACAGTGTTTCCATCATCCGCGGACGCGGAATTGATGAAAATGCCATGAAGTATATTTTTGAAAATCATCCATCCGAATCGATCCAATTTGTGGACGGATGGACTGGAAAAGGCGCCATCAAGAAAGAACTGAATGAAGCCGTTGATCACCTAAATAAAACTTACGGGACCAATATCAGTGATACAATGGCTGTATTAGCAGACCCTGGATATTGCGTGACCATTTACGGAACAAGAGGAGATTTTTTGATTCCGAGTGCCTGTCTGAACTCGACTGTGTCAGGGCTCGTCAGCCGCACCGTTTTGAACAGCGAGTTTATCAGCCCGACGGATTACCACGGGGCCAAGTACTATCGCGAGCTGGAAAAGGAAGATTTGTCTCTTCATTTTATTGAAACGATTGCAGACCAATTCACTCTTGTAAAAGAAGAAGTAGAAAGACATCTGGAAGCCATGACGGCATCTGAACCGACATGGCAAGGCTTAACTGACATAAAAAAAATTCAGGATGATTTCGGAATCGAAAACATTAATTTAATCAAGCCTGGTGTTGGGGAAACGACAAGGGTGCTGCTCCGCCGTGTGCCGTGGAGGATTCTTGTGAAAAGCCTCGACAATGCGGATCTTGAGCATATCCGCCTGCTTGCTGAAGAGCGGAACGTTCCAATCGAAGAGTATCCGGATATGTCTTATTCCTGCTGCGGACTGATTAAACCGCTCAAGGAGGGAAACTGATGATTTTTGCAAGCGATCTTGACCAAACGCTCATCTATTCAAGACGATCCTTCAGACATGACCCGGTAGAGGAAGACATCCGCCTGATTGAAACACTCGATGGGAAAGAGATTTCCTTTATGACCCATAAAGCCATTGCACTGCTTAAACAGGTGGCCGAGAAGGCAATGTTTGTTCCAGTTACAACCAGAACAATCGAACAGTTTAAGCGGATCACCATTTTTCAGGGAGAGCTTGCTTCAGAGTATGCGGTAACAAGCAACGGCGGCAACATTCTAAAGAATGGAACACCGGATGCAGACTGGAACAGACTGATTACCGGGCAGCTGAAAAATGGAATGGCAAGGGAAGACATGCTTGAGAAGTTCCAGGAGATTGTCCACGACGAATGGGTATTGAAGCAAAGAACGGCAGACGATTTGTTCAGCTACTGCATCATTGACAGGGATAAGGTTCCAGCTGAGCTTGAATCCTTTACCAAGTGGCTCAATGAAGCAGGATGGACGCACTCCATGCAGGGGAGAAAGCTTTATTTTGTACCAAAGCCCGTGAGCAAATGGGCAGCAATAGAATACATCAAAGGCATTGAGGGGAAGAAAACCGTTGCAGCAGCAGGGGACTCTTTGCTTGATTTATGTCTTCTCGAAAACGCTGAATTTCCATTTGCTCCAAGGCACGGAGAACTTCAGGAGCAGGGACAGGATTCTCAAGGGAAGATAATCAGAACAGAACAGGAAGGCATTTTTGCTTCAGAGGAAATTCTTGAAAAGGTACTGAAAATAGCAGAGCAAAACTTGAAGGTTATAAGATAAACAGATCGTTAATCGAAGGGGAAGGATGAGGAGTATGGTGAAAACAATTAGACCAATCAAGGCCGATGCAAATGAGAAGGATTGGCTGAGTTTGTTCAAAACCCCATTATCTCACCGCCAATCCTTCCTGCACTCTGAAGATGAGCTTGCCTTTACCCAGGCTGCATTCCGGATCCTTGGTACATATCCGGACGAGGATGAATATCAGGAGGTCTTGTATGACCTTGCTCATAATGAAGAGCTAAAGGTTGTGCGCCTTAGCGGAACGCTTGATAAATCGATTCAGCCGGATCTTTTTCAGGCGATCCAGCGGGTACTGATGATCAACACCGAGGAAAATGGCCTCTCCGTCAACAGGCTCGTTGCTTTTATGGAGGGGGAGAGCCTTATTCCTAAGGCGGGCAACACAAGCTTATCTGTTCATTACCGGAACAATTGGAAGATCCTGCTCGAACAGTTTAAAGCTGCCCATCCGGGAGGGTTTCTGCATCCGGATTTTAGAAGGATCTTCACCGATCTGGTAAAATGGGGCCACAATCATCTTGCCGCATGGAACGCTGAAATAACAGAGCAGCCGCCTAAGATTCTCTGGTACGGTCCCGCTTCAAAAAGCGAGTCATACTTCTTGTATTATTTGATTCTTGCTGGAGCAGACGTGCTGATTTTTCATCCTGAAGGAGAAGATGTCTTAGGTTCATTCGATGAGGATGAATCTCTTACAACCATTATTCGGTTAAGTTCGACCGGAAGATTGCTGCCATTTCCTGAACAGAAGCCTGTCCGTAAAGGAACAGTTGCTTTCCGGGCTTCCAGGGAAATTGAGCAGATGCTTCATACGGAAGATTCGCTGCTGTATAAACCGTGGCAGTTCCGTTCCTATATTCCTAAATCGATTACATTAAAAACCACCTATGATGAACTATTTATTCTAGTAAAAGAAAAAGCTCTCATTCGTCCGAATTTTGAAGCATCCAGCCAAACGGTGCAAATCCCGGCGCTTTTCACTAAAGTAGCCGGCGTCTCCAAAAACAGAAAGGAATATTGGGCGAAAATTCAGCAGATCACGGATCACGAGCTTGCCTGGACGATTCGTTCCTTTCCTTTTACAAAGGCGGTTCCCGGCAATAATCATTTTCATTATCAGGCAGCACTCGGAGAAAACGGGCAGCTGGATCCTGAGAAAATGATGACCAGTAACTGGTGGGCATACAAAGAGCTCCCAACCGGCCTGCAGCAGGGACTAGCTTCAGCCATCTCCCGCTATTGCGCCTACCCTAAACTAAAAGCCCCGCAGCATGAAACCGACTATCAGACACAGCTCTATTTATTTAATCAGGCACTGTACCTGCCCCCGGATATATTAAGGCTTGTCCAGAAATTCGACTACGCCCAGGATATACCGAAAATCGTGCTTTACAATACAGAAAAAAATGGACCATTCAGCCGGTCGGATGCGGCCCTCCTGCTTTTGATGAACGAACTGGGCATGGACATCATCGTATTTAATCCGGCAGGCCAGAACGATTTGGAACATTTTATCCATGAGAGCAGCTATGACATTCACTGGCTGGAGGAAGTCAGCTTTGAAGAAGAATTCAAGGAATCTTCCCTGATCAAAAAGATGTTTAAAAAATGGTTTTAGGATGGAGGAAAGAAGATGAATACGAACGAATTGCAGGCAATGAATCTTGAAAAAAAAGAAGAGCTGCTGGAAACCGGCACAAACGAAATAAAAGCTCAGCTGAGAAAAGAGCCGGAAGTGCAAAA
The Metabacillus sp. FJAT-52054 genome window above contains:
- a CDS encoding XRE family transcriptional regulator, with the translated sequence MQIGKKIKNLRLKSGLTQEELGERTDLSKGYISQLERDLSSPSMETFFSILEVLGCTPEKFFESGDSIQKVVYSEEDQTGYKDEEKGYEIHWLVPESNEKEMEPIRLLFKENGEFKEFEPSSSETYGYCLSGRVAIRIGTRYYSASAGESIYFSAADTHQITNDFNGPSEIILVATNSYL
- a CDS encoding ABC transporter ATP-binding protein, encoding MKNETIIRFEGVSKQYDEAAPVLDSVSFEIERGKFYTLLGPSGCGKTTILRLIAGFTEPSNGSIYFNGKVINDVPANKRQVNTVFQDYALFPHLNVFENVAFGLRIKKMKKGQIEEKVKEALRFVNLEGYETREITEMSGGQKQRVAIARAIVNEPEVILLDEPLSALDLKLRTEMQYELRELQRRLGITFIFVTHDQEEALAMSDEIFVLNKGQIQQSGTPTDIYDEPINRFVADFIGESNIVPGTMVKDYLVEFAGQQFECVDKGFLPSESVEIIVRPEDLVIAKRENGKLQVKVDSQLFRGVHYEICCYDEAGNEWLVHSTKKATVGDEIGLDFEPEAIHVMRFNETEEEFDKRLESYAGESHAN
- a CDS encoding ABC transporter permease; amino-acid sequence: MQTNSRNLYLIPYVLWMVLFVAAPIVLIFYYSLFDIEGNLTLANYAKFFTPVYMQMTLSSFWYAFLITAFSLLIAYPTAYLLTKTKHKQLWLLLIILPTWINLLLKAYAFLGIFGTYGTANNLLAWLGAGRQQILFTDFSFVFVSVYIFIPFMILPIYNSLEEMNPSLIDAARDLGSSQWETFKKVIFPLTVSGVKSGCQAVFIPALSLFMITRLIAGNRVITLGTAIEQHFLVTQDWGMGATIAVFLIIAMAIIILLTNNQRRSAR
- a CDS encoding ABC transporter permease, whose protein sequence is MRKNSKLSNLYLVLVFAILYAPIFYLMYYSFNSGGTMREFEGFTLDWYKEVFQDTRLLIIVLNTLIIALLSSAISTILGVFGALAITYVKKRRTKNTLLTMNNVLIVSPDVIIGASFLILFTMIGIKLGFTSVLLSHIAFSVPIVVIMVLPKLEEMSSSLVDAARDLGASKWEVLTKVILPYITPGIFAGFFMALTYSLDDFAVTFFVTGNGFSTLSVEIYSLARQGISLTINALSTLIFLVTILLVVGYYFITQRNNRVKGVAIRK
- a CDS encoding ABC transporter substrate-binding protein — translated: MKQLFNAFIAIAVISVILYVSINQLNSSQGYSGGNTLTIYNWGDYVDPELIARFEKETGIKVIYQTFDSNEAMMTKISQGGTTFDVAMPSEYAISKMKEDGLLIPLDHSKLPNLKNIDTRFMDLSFDPGNQYSIPYFWGTVGIVYNPAMLNGKKITSWNDLWDPEMKNKILLADGAREVMGMGLNSLGYSLNDTNEAHLQEAKAKLNTITPNVKAIVGDEIKMLLANEEAAAGVVWSGDASEIMGENEKLDYVVPEEGSNLWFDNMVIPKTAANREAAHQFINFMLEPDVAAQNAEYVGYSTPNKEGLAILPEEISGDERFYPDTETTEKLEVYDNLGKKMLAHYNELFLEFKMHRK
- a CDS encoding TerD family protein, which produces MAISLQKGQKIDLTKGRAGLSSITVGLGWDPVKKSGGFFGFGGGSSNVDCDASVMMLNENGKLADKKDLIYFGNKTSSCGSVQHSGDNLTGDGEGDDEQVKIDLSRIPSHIHRLVFVVNIYQAVQRKQDFGMIQNAFIRVVDNSSNAELVHFNLTDDFSGLMALVPGEIYRHNGEWKFSAVGDGTKDTSISEIANRYV
- a CDS encoding TerD family protein; the encoded protein is MAISLAKGQKVDLTKSNPGLTNIIVGLGWDTNKYDGGQDFDLDSSVFLLNADGKCSSEADFVFYNNTKGANGAVEHTGDNRTGEGDGDDEQVKVNLTSVPESIQKIAFTITIHDAETRSQNFGQVSNSYVRILSETNGEELIRYDLGEDFSIETAVVVGELYRHGAEWKFSAIGSGYQGGLSSLVSDYGLNV
- a CDS encoding TerD family protein — its product is MTLSLSKGQRIDLTKTNPGLTKVMIGLGWDTNRYNGGHDFDLDASAFLADASGKVQNDSEFIFYNQLKSPNGAVEHTGDNRTGEGDGDDEQILVDFSLMPAHVDKIGIAVTIHDADARRQNFGQVSNAFVRIVDAQTDKEILRYDLGEDFSIETAVVVCELYKHGTDWKFNAIGSGFSGGLASLCRNYGLQV